From the genome of Marixanthomonas ophiurae, one region includes:
- a CDS encoding UDP-N-acetylmuramate--L-alanine ligase, with translation MRVHFIAIGGSAMHNLALALHEKGDHVTGSDDEIFNPSKSRLEAKGLLPKEYGWFPEKITSNLDAVILGMHAKKDNLELLKAEELGLKIYSYPEFLYEQSKHKTRVVIGGSHGKTTITSMILHVMHYHDKEVDYMVGAQLEGFDTMVHLTEENDFIVLEGDEYLSSPIDRRPKFHLYQPNIALLSGIAWDHINVFPTYENYVEQFEIFLKQITNGGAIIYNEEDAEVKRVVEATETPIKKYPYQTPEYTVEDGETFLETPEGPMPIEVFGKHNLNNLEGARWICQLMGVDADDFYEAIATFKGASKRLEKIAETKTAVAFKDYAHSPSKVRATTQAVKNQYPDKKLVACLELHTYSSLNPEFLSEYKGALDAADAAVVFYSPHAVMIKQLEEIKAEQIEEAFQREDLMIFTNPADFKTFLYSEDYENTALLLMSSGNYGGLDFDEVKEYLK, from the coding sequence ATGCGCGTACATTTTATAGCCATAGGCGGTAGTGCTATGCACAATCTGGCTTTGGCACTTCACGAAAAAGGAGATCACGTAACCGGTAGTGATGATGAAATATTTAACCCTTCAAAAAGCAGGTTAGAAGCAAAAGGCTTATTGCCTAAAGAATACGGTTGGTTTCCTGAAAAGATTACTTCAAATCTAGATGCTGTTATTTTGGGGATGCACGCCAAAAAAGACAATCTTGAATTACTAAAAGCGGAAGAGTTAGGACTAAAAATATATTCATACCCAGAGTTTTTATACGAACAATCAAAACATAAAACCCGAGTGGTAATTGGAGGTTCACATGGAAAAACAACTATCACTTCTATGATTTTGCACGTCATGCATTATCACGATAAAGAAGTAGATTATATGGTAGGCGCACAATTAGAAGGGTTTGATACGATGGTGCACCTAACCGAAGAGAACGATTTTATTGTATTAGAAGGCGATGAGTATTTATCATCCCCAATCGACCGCAGACCAAAATTTCATTTATACCAACCAAATATTGCCTTATTGAGTGGAATTGCTTGGGATCATATCAATGTATTTCCAACGTATGAAAACTACGTAGAACAATTTGAAATATTCTTGAAACAAATTACCAATGGCGGAGCCATTATATACAATGAAGAAGACGCTGAGGTAAAACGAGTAGTAGAAGCAACCGAAACTCCCATAAAAAAATACCCGTACCAAACGCCTGAATATACCGTAGAAGACGGTGAAACATTTTTAGAAACACCAGAAGGCCCAATGCCGATAGAAGTTTTCGGGAAACATAACTTGAACAACCTAGAAGGCGCCCGCTGGATTTGCCAATTAATGGGTGTAGATGCTGATGATTTTTATGAAGCTATCGCCACGTTTAAAGGTGCCAGCAAACGTCTGGAAAAAATAGCCGAAACAAAAACAGCTGTTGCTTTTAAAGATTATGCACATTCGCCCAGTAAAGTAAGAGCAACCACGCAAGCCGTAAAAAACCAATATCCCGATAAAAAACTGGTCGCTTGTTTAGAGCTACACACCTATAGCAGTTTAAATCCCGAGTTTTTATCGGAATATAAAGGTGCTTTAGATGCAGCCGATGCCGCAGTGGTATTCTATTCGCCACACGCGGTGATGATTAAACAATTGGAAGAAATTAAAGCCGAACAAATAGAAGAAGCTTTCCAACGGGAAGATTTAATGATTTTTACCAATCCGGCCGATTTTAAAACCTTTTTGTATTCTGAAGACTACGAAAATACCGCTTTGCTATTAATGAGTAGCGGTAACTACGGAGGTCTAGACTTTGATGAGGTGAAAGAGTATTTGAAATAA